A genomic stretch from Mus pahari chromosome 6, PAHARI_EIJ_v1.1, whole genome shotgun sequence includes:
- the Hcrtr1 gene encoding orexin receptor type 1 isoform X2, with product MVPQAAVMECSSVLPELANRTRLFSVCDEHWADELYPKIYHSCFFIVTYLAPLGLMAMAYFQIFRKLWGRQIPGTTSALVRNWKRPLEQLEVQHEGLCTEPQPRARAFLAEVKQMRARRKTAKMLMVVLLVFALCYLPISVLNVLKRVFGMFRQASDREAVYACFTFSHWLVYANSAANPIIYNFLSGKFREQFKAAFSCCLPGLGPGSSARHKSLSLQSRCSVSKVSEHVVLTTVTTVLS from the exons ATGGTGCCCCAGGCTGCTGTCATGGAGTGCAGCAGTGTGCTGCCCGAGCTAGCCAATCGCACCCGGCTCTTCTCTGTCTGTGATGAGCACTGGGCAG ATGAACTCTACCCCAAGATCTATCACAGCTGCTTCTTCATTGTCACCTACCTGGCCCCACTGGGCCTCATGGCCATGGCCTATTTCCAGATCTTCCGCAAGCTCTGGGGTCGCCAG aTCCCTGGTACCACATCAGCCTTGGTTCGAAACTGGAAGCGGCCCTTGGAACAACTGGAGGTTCAGCACGAGGGCCTGTGTACAGAGCCCCAGCCCCGGGCCCGAGCCTTCCTGGCTGAGGTGAAGCAGATGCGAGCTCGGAGGAAGACGGCTAAGATGCTGATGGTGGTCCTGCTGGTGTTTGCGCTCTGTTATCTGCCCATCAGTGTCCTCAATGTCCTTAAGAG AGTGTTTGGGATGTTCCGCCAAGCCAGCGACCGGGAAGCCGTCTATGCCTGCTTCACCTTCTCCCACTGGCTGGTGTACGCCAACAGTGCCGCCAACCCTATCATCTACAACTTCCTCAGTG GCAAATTCCGGGAGCAGTTCAAGGCTGccttctcctgctgcctgcctggtcTGGGTCCCGGCTCCTCTGCCAGACACAAGTCCTTGTCCTTGCAGAGTCGTTGCTCGGTCTCCAAGGTCTCCGAGCATGTCGTGCTGACCACCGTCACTACCGTGCTGTCCTGA
- the Hcrtr1 gene encoding orexin receptor type 1 isoform X1, which translates to MEPSATPGAQPGVPASSGEPFRLPPDYEDEFLRYLWRDYLYPKQYEWVLIAAYVAVFLIALVGNTLVCLAVWRNHHMRTVTNYFIVNLSLADVLVTAICLPASLLVDITESWLFGHALCKVIPYLQAVSVSVAVLTLSFIALDRWYAICHPLLFKSTARRARGSILGIWAVSLAVMVPQAAVMECSSVLPELANRTRLFSVCDEHWADELYPKIYHSCFFIVTYLAPLGLMAMAYFQIFRKLWGRQIPGTTSALVRNWKRPLEQLEVQHEGLCTEPQPRARAFLAEVKQMRARRKTAKMLMVVLLVFALCYLPISVLNVLKRVFGMFRQASDREAVYACFTFSHWLVYANSAANPIIYNFLSGKFREQFKAAFSCCLPGLGPGSSARHKSLSLQSRCSVSKVSEHVVLTTVTTVLS; encoded by the exons ATGGAACCTTCAGCCACTCCTGGGGCCCAGCCTGGAGTCCCCGCTAGCAGCGGGGAACCCTTCCGTCTGCCTCCAGACTATGAGGACGAGTTCCTCCGATACCTGTGGCGCGATTATCTCTACCCGAAGCAGTACGAGTGGGTTCTCATCGCAGCCTACGTGGCCGTGTTCCTCATAGCCTTGGTGGGCAATACCCTGG TCTGCCTGGCCGTGTGGCGGAACCACCACATGAGGACAGTCACCAACTACTTCATTGTCAACCTGTCCCTGGCAGATGTGCTGGTGACtgccatctgcctgcctgccagcctgttAGTGGACATCACCGAATCGTGGCTCTTTGGCCATGCTTTGTGCAAGGTCATTCCCTATCTCCAG GCCGTGTCGGTGTCAGTGGCAGTGCTGACTCTCAGCTTCATCGCCCTGGACCGCTGGTATGCCATCTGCCACCCACTGTTGTTCAAGAGCACAGCTCGCCGTGCCCGTGGCTCCATCCTGGGCATCTGGGCTGTGTCGCTGGCCGTCATGGTGCCCCAGGCTGCTGTCATGGAGTGCAGCAGTGTGCTGCCCGAGCTAGCCAATCGCACCCGGCTCTTCTCTGTCTGTGATGAGCACTGGGCAG ATGAACTCTACCCCAAGATCTATCACAGCTGCTTCTTCATTGTCACCTACCTGGCCCCACTGGGCCTCATGGCCATGGCCTATTTCCAGATCTTCCGCAAGCTCTGGGGTCGCCAG aTCCCTGGTACCACATCAGCCTTGGTTCGAAACTGGAAGCGGCCCTTGGAACAACTGGAGGTTCAGCACGAGGGCCTGTGTACAGAGCCCCAGCCCCGGGCCCGAGCCTTCCTGGCTGAGGTGAAGCAGATGCGAGCTCGGAGGAAGACGGCTAAGATGCTGATGGTGGTCCTGCTGGTGTTTGCGCTCTGTTATCTGCCCATCAGTGTCCTCAATGTCCTTAAGAG AGTGTTTGGGATGTTCCGCCAAGCCAGCGACCGGGAAGCCGTCTATGCCTGCTTCACCTTCTCCCACTGGCTGGTGTACGCCAACAGTGCCGCCAACCCTATCATCTACAACTTCCTCAGTG GCAAATTCCGGGAGCAGTTCAAGGCTGccttctcctgctgcctgcctggtcTGGGTCCCGGCTCCTCTGCCAGACACAAGTCCTTGTCCTTGCAGAGTCGTTGCTCGGTCTCCAAGGTCTCCGAGCATGTCGTGCTGACCACCGTCACTACCGTGCTGTCCTGA